The Oncorhynchus clarkii lewisi isolate Uvic-CL-2024 unplaced genomic scaffold, UVic_Ocla_1.0 unplaced_contig_12320_pilon_pilon, whole genome shotgun sequence region ggagacgcgttctgtctcctagagatgaacgtactttggtgcgaaaagtgcaaatcaatcccagaacaacagcaaaggaccttgtgaagatgctggaggaaacaggtacaaaagtatatatatccacagtaaaaacgagtcctatatcgacataacctgaaacgccactcagcaaggaagaagccactgctccaaaaccgccataaaaaaagccagactacagtttgcaactgcacatggggacaaagatcgtactttttgagaaAAAGCatgttcgagcaaggaggcctaccaacctgactcagttacaccagctctgtcaggaggaatgggccaacattcacccaacttattgtgggaagcttgtggaaggctacccgaaacgtttgacccatgttaaacaatttaaaggcaatgctaccaaataataattgagtgtatgtaaacttctgacccactgggaatgtgaaataaaagctgaaataaatcattctctctactgatattctgacatttcacattcttacaataaagtggtgatcctaactgacctaagacagggaatttttactaagattaaatgtcaggaattgtgaataactgagtttaaatgtatttggctaaggtgtatgtaaacttccgacttcaactgtacacacacacacacatacagttcatAGACACGCTCTCAACGTGTGGGTACACTtagctacatcacacacacacacatttccaccccctacacacacacacactcaccccccccccccccctctctctaggaGACTCCTAAGTCCGGTACCAGCTGTAGTTCTCGGTGCTCCAGCCTGCGGACCCAGGACTCAGAGAGCACCAGACACGAGTCAGAGACAGAGGACCTGCTGTGGGAGGACTTCCTGCACTGTGCTGAGTGTCGCTCCTCGTGCACcagcgagacagagggagagggagctgcAGTCTGCCCTGCTACCAAGAAGGAGTACAGAGATGACCCCTTTCACCAGGTGGGTTAGAGGTcaaaggttaggagttagggttagacgtGTGATGTTAGGGtttgacagagggagagggagctgcAGTCTGCCCTGCTACCAAGGAGTACAGAGATGACCCCTTTCACCAGGTGGGTTAGAGGTcaaaggttaggagttagggttagacgtGTGATGTAAAGGTTtaccagagggagagggagctgcAGTCTGCCTTGCTACCAAGGAGAACAGAGATGACCCTTTCACCCTGTTTATCAGGGGTTAGAGATCAAAGGTCAAAGGTTAGAGAAGGAGGGGGTAAGTGTGGGACTGAGCTTGCAATAAAATGCTGGCAACATTAATGAAGAGGTTTTGGTGGTAGCATGAATGTTCCTATTTATCTGTTTTTGTTgtcactgtgtgttctgacgtaaCCGTGGTAACCGTGGTCATATTGACCTTGTCGATGAGGATGATCAGCCTCAAACCCTCAGCGTGTAACAGTAGTTATTGTGTTGATCTAGTTGTGTCCTCTACAGGGTCATACGTGGCTACACAGCACCAACCCAGGTCTGGAGCGGGTCAGTGCCATCGTCTGGGAGGGGAACGACTGTAAGAAGGCTGACATGTCTGTCCTGGAGATCAGCGGTATGATCATGAACAGGGTGAGTAACAGCCAGGGCCTTGATACTGTTGTCAGGGATGACATCTGGTGTGGCCTTTAACTCTTTACAATGGAAGACCGGGAACAGACCTCCATCAGCCACCTGGGAGAGTTTTCTCAACTAGAATGTTAATGAATGCAGATTGGACTCCATGATATTGGAAGGCacttatatatgtatatattatagatACCACGTTTCTCTCAGATCACTTTACATTCTCTATAACTTAGACCAATGACATGAAAGATAGAAATaatgcctgtctctctcctgtctctttatctctttccctccatccatctctcctgtctctcctcccttctccctccctccatctctccctcccgtctctccatctcttgtctccccccccctctcttcacccctctccatctctccctcccgtctctccatctctaccttcCTCCAGGTCAACCTGTACACCCCAGGTATTGGCTACCAGGTCTTTGGTAACCTGGTGTCAGTGACTCTGGGCCTGACGCCCTTCGCCTACAGGCTGTCTCAGTACAAGGACCTGGAACAGCTGACACAGCTCTCAGCCAATGAGCTCATCTCTGTGGCGTTCGGCTCCTCCTCCGACGTCATGGTGATCACCATGGTAACGCTCAGCTTCATGGTGCGCGTCTGTCTCATCTGGCTCTTCTTCTTCCTGCTCAGCGTGGCCGAGAGGACatacaaacaggtgtgtgtgtgttttccaggtTCTTTCATCTTAATTACAGATCAATATTGACCATTGATTGTTACATGAAGACATTCTGAAGATGTTTTATTTCTAAAGGTCTTATCacttacacgtgtgtgtgtgtgtgtgtgtgtgtgtgtgtgtgtgtgtgtgtgtgtgtgtgtgtgtgtgtgtgtgtgtgtgtgtgtgtgtgtgtgtgtgtgtgtgtgtgtgtgtgtgtgtgtgtgtgtgttggacctgACAGAGGCTGCTATTCGCCAAGCTGTTTGGTCACCTGACGTCGGCACGGCGAGCCAGGAAGTCTGAGGTGCCTCACTTCCGTCTGAAGAAAGTCCAGAACATTAAGATGTGGCTCTCTCTGCGCTCATATCTCAAGGTGTGTTCTATGTTCTCCAACTggttgttgttccatcatgcctacctgaacctcccctctgtgtctgaGATgtgtgttgttccatcatgcctacctgaacctcccctctgtgtccatgaggagatgtgttgttgttccatcatgcctacctgaacctcccctctgtgtccatgagatgtgttgttccatcatgcctacctgaacctcccctctgtgtctatgagatgtgttgttccatcatgcctacctgaacctcccctctgtgtccatgagatgtgttgttccatcatgcctacctgaacctcccctctgtgtccatgaggagatgtgttgttgttccatcatgtctacctgaacctcccctctgtgtccatgagatgtgttgttccatcatgcctacctgaacctcccctctgtgtctatgagatgtgttgttccatcatgcctacctgaacctcccctttGTGTCTATgagatgtgttgttccatcatgcctacctgaacctcccctctgtgtccatgagatgtgttgttgttccatcatgcctacctgaacctcccctctgtgtctatgaggagatgtgttgttgttccatcatgcctacctgaacctcccctctgtgtccatgaggagatgtgttgttccatcatgcctacctgaacctcccctctgtgtccatgagatgtgttgttccatcatgtctacctgaacctcccctctgtgtccatgagatgtgttgttccatcatgcctacctgaacctcccctctgtgtctatgagatgtgttgttccatcatgcctacctgaacctcccctctgtgtccatgaggagatgtgttgttgttccatcatgcctacctgaacctcccctctgtgtctatgaggagatgtgttgttgttccatcatgcctacctgaacctcccctctgtgtctgagatgtgttgttgttccatcatgcctacctgaacctcccctctgtgtctatgaggagatgtgttgttccatcatgcctacctgaacctcccctctgtgtctatgaggagatgtgttgttgttccatcatgcctacctgaacctcccctctgtgtccatgaggagatgtgttgttgttccatcatgcctacctgaacctcccctctgtgtccatgaggagatgtgttgttgttccatcatgcctacctgaacctcccctctgtgtctatgaggagatgtgttgttgttccatcatgcctacctgaacctcccctctgtgtccatgaggagatgtgttgttgttccatcatgcctacctgaacctcccctctgtgtctatgaggagatgtgttgttgttccatcatgcctacctgaacctcccctctgtgcccatgaggagatgtgttgttccatcatgcctacctgaacctcccctctgtgtccatgaggagatgtgttgttgttccatcatgcctacctgaacctcccctctgtgtctatgaggagatatgttgttgttccatcatgcctacctgaacctcccctctgtgtccatgaggagatgtgttgttccatcatgcctacctgaacctcccctctgtgtccatgaggagatgtgttgttgttccatcatgcctacctgaacctcccctctgtgtctatgaggagatgtgttgttgttccatcatgcctacctgaacctcccctctgtgtccatgaggagatgtgttgttccatcatgcctacctgaacctcccctctgtgtccatgaggagatgtgttgttccatcatgcctacctgaacctcccctctgtgtctatgaggagatgtgttgttgttccatcatgcctacctgaacctcccctctgtgtccatgaggagatgtgttgttccatcatgcctacctgaacctcccctctgtgtccatgaggagatgtgttgttccatcatgcctacctgaacctcccctctgtgtccatgaggagatgtgttgttccatcatgcctacctgaacctcccctctgtgtccatgaggagatgtgttgttgttccatcatgcctacctgaacctcccctctgtgtccatgaggagatgtgttgttccatcatgcctacctgaacctcccctctgtgtccatgagatgtgttgttccatcatgcctacctgaacctcccctctgtgtccatgaggagatgtgttgttgttccatcatgcctacctgaacctcccctctgtgtctatgaggagatatgttgttgttccatcatgcctacctgaacctcccctctgtgtccatgaggagatgtgttgttccatcatgcctacctgaacctcccctctgtgtccatgaggagatgtgttgttgttccatcatgcctacctgaacctcccctctgtgtctatgaggagatgtgttgttgttccatcatgcctacctgaacctcccctctgtgtccatgaggagatgtgttgttccatcatgcctacctgaacctcccctctgtgtccatgaggagatgtgttgttccatcatgcctacctgaacctcccctctgtgtccatgaggagatgtgttgttgttccatcatgcctacctgaacctcccctctgtgtctatgaggagatgtgttgttgttccatcatgcctacctgaacctcccctctgtgtccatgaggagatgtgttgttccatcatgcctacctgaacctcccctctgtgtccatgaggagatgtgttgttccatcatgcctacctgaacctcccctctgtgtccatgaggagatgtgttgttccatcatgcctacctgaacctcccctctgtgtccatgaggagatgtgttgttgttccatcatgcctacctgaacctcccctctgtgtccatgaggagatgtgttgttccatcatgcctacctgaacctcccctctgtgtccatgagatgtgttgttccatcatgcctacctgaacctcccctctgtgtccatgaggagatgtgttgttccatcatgcctacctgaacctcccctctgtgtccatgaggagatgtgttgttgttccatcatgcctacctgaacctcccctctgtgtctatgaggagatgtgttgttccatcatgcctacctgaacctcccctctgggTCCATgagatgtgttgttccatcatgcctacctgaacctcccctctgtgtccatgaggagatgtgttgttccatcatgcctacctgaacctcccctctgtgtccatgaggagatgtgttgttgttccatcatgcctacctgaacctcccctctgtgtctatgaggagatgtgttgttgttccatcatgcctacctgaacctcccctctgtgtccatgaggagatgtgttgttccatcatgcctacctgaacctcccctctgtgtccatgagatgtgttgttccatcatgcctacctgaacctcccctctgtgtccatgaggagatgtgttgttccatcatgcctacctgaacctcccctctgtgtccatgaggagatgtgttgttgttccatcatgcctacctgaacctcccctctgtgtctatgaggagatgtgttgttccatcatgcctacctgaacctcccctctgggTCCATgagatgtgttgttccatcatgcctacctgaacctcccctctgtgtccatgaggagatgtgttgttccatcatgcctacctgaacctcccctctgtgtccatgaggagatgtgttgttgttccatcatgcctacctgaacctcccctctgtgtctatgaggagatgtgttgttgttccatcatgcctacctgaacctcccctctgtgtccatgaggagatgtgttgtgtgcGATAGACGTGGGTGGATAAGTGTGTTTGTCCAACtaaagtatttaaaatgtgtgttGCAGAGAAGGGGTCCTCAGCGGTCGGTGGATGTGATCGTGTCCTCTGCcttcctcctcaccctctccgtAGTCTTCATCTGCTGTGCTCAGGTCAGCGTGAGTCACCATTCTCAGCCTGCTACAGTCCCTGTCTGTTATGCTCTAATTCAGTTGGTAACGGTGCGAATGCTGTTTCACCTGTTATTCTGTCTGTTTGAGTGGGACGAGCGTTAAAACaagctcttctctcctcctccctgtagttgCTCCATATCCACCACACCTTCCTGGAGTGTCACTATAACTGGGAGCTGGTGATCtggtgttcctctctgtctcttttcctgcTCCGCTTTGTTACCCTGGGCTCAGAGACCAGCAAGAAGTACAGCAACACCTCCATCTTACTGACAGAACAGGTAGACAGGCTCAGAGACCAACACATCCATCTTACTGACAGAACAGGTAGACAGGCTCAGAGACCAACACCTCCATCTTACTGACAGAACAGGTAGACAGGCTCAGAGACCAGCAAGAAGTACAGCAACACCATCTTACTAACAGAACAGGTAGACAGGCTCAGAGACCAACACCTCCATCTTACTGACAGAACAGGTAGACAGGCTCAGAGACCAACAACACCTCCATCTTACTGACAGAACAGGTAGACAGGCTCAGAGACCAACACCTCCATCTTACTGACAGAACAGGTAGACAGGCTCAGAGATCAGCAACACCTCCATCTTACTGACAGAACAGGTAGACAGGCTCAGAGACCAACAACACCTCCATCTT contains the following coding sequences:
- the LOC139404702 gene encoding protein PHTF2-like isoform X12, with the protein product MLLLGTVHCQIVSTRTPKPTSSSSSGKRRRRLRKAAHLDVHREGDGSSTTDNTREGGPHCHGAATGSPYSLCIALFRDFWHDICKARSKKSKLSIDKSTETDNGYVSLDGRITCKSSEEGLQLHDGGSHHCDLLLKSDETCWAAPPSLNTLLLPPVSKVNNKETQSRGVGVENMSDEASSEEDPEASYTAIRRGVERVSSDCTLRNRKPHHYKKHYAINTEETPKSGTSCSSRCSSLRTQDSESTRHESETEDLLWEDFLHCAECRSSCTSETEGEGAAVCPATKKEYRDDPFHQGHTWLHSTNPGLERVSAIVWEGNDCKKADMSVLEISGMIMNRVNLYTPGIGYQVFGNLVSVTLGLTPFAYRLSQYKDLEQLTQLSANELISVAFGSSSDVMVITMVTLSFMVRVCLIWLFFFLLSVAERTYKQRLLFAKLFGHLTSARRARKSEVPHFRLKKVQNIKMWLSLRSYLKRRGPQRSVDVIVSSAFLLTLSVVFICCAQVSLLHIHHTFLECHYNWELVIWCSSLSLFLLRFVTLGSETSKKYSNTSILLTEQINLYLKMEKKPNKKEDLTLVNNVLKLATKLLKELDAPFRLYGLTMNPLLYNITQVVILSAVSGVISDLLGFNLKLWKIKS
- the LOC139404702 gene encoding protein PHTF2-like isoform X13, with the protein product MLLLGTVHCQIVSTRTPKPTSSSSSGKRRRRLRKAAHLDVHREGDGSSTTDNTREGGPHCHGAATGSPYSLCIALFRDFWHDICKARSKKSKLSIDKSTETDNGYVSLDGRITCKSSEEGLQLHDGGSHHCDLLLKSDETCWAAPPSLNTLLLPPVSKETQSRGVGVENMSDEASSEEDPEASYTAIRRGVERVSSDCTLRNRKPHHYKKHYAINTEETPKSGTSCSSRCSSLRTQDSESTRHESETEDLLWEDFLHCAECRSSCTSETEGEGAAVCPATKKEYRDDPFHQLCPLQGHTWLHSTNPGLERVSAIVWEGNDCKKADMSVLEISGMIMNRVNLYTPGIGYQVFGNLVSVTLGLTPFAYRLSQYKDLEQLTQLSANELISVAFGSSSDVMVITMVTLSFMVRVCLIWLFFFLLSVAERTYKQRLLFAKLFGHLTSARRARKSEVPHFRLKKVQNIKMWLSLRSYLKRRGPQRSVDVIVSSAFLLTLSVVFICCAQLLHIHHTFLECHYNWELVIWCSSLSLFLLRFVTLGSETSKKYSNTSILLTEQINLYLKMEKKPNKKEDLTLVNNVLKLATKLLKELDAPFRLYGLTMNPLLYNITQVVILSAVSGVISDLLGFNLKLWKIKS
- the LOC139404702 gene encoding protein PHTF2-like isoform X14, with the translated sequence MLLLGTVHCQIVSTRTPKPTSSSSSGKRRRRLRKAAHLDVHREGDGSSTTDNTREGGPHCHGAATGSPYSLCIALFRDFWHDICKARSKKSKLSIDKSTETDNGYVSLDGRITCKSSEEGLQLHDGGSHHCDLLLKSDETCWAAPPSLNTLLLPPVSKETQSRGVGVENMSDEASSEEDPEASYTAIRRGVERVSSDCTLRNRKPHHYKKHYAINTEETPKSGTSCSSRCSSLRTQDSESTRHESETEDLLWEDFLHCAECRSSCTSETEGEGAAVCPATKKEYRDDPFHQGHTWLHSTNPGLERVSAIVWEGNDCKKADMSVLEISGMIMNRVNLYTPGIGYQVFGNLVSVTLGLTPFAYRLSQYKDLEQLTQLSANELISVAFGSSSDVMVITMVTLSFMVRVCLIWLFFFLLSVAERTYKQRLLFAKLFGHLTSARRARKSEVPHFRLKKVQNIKMWLSLRSYLKRRGPQRSVDVIVSSAFLLTLSVVFICCAQLLHIHHTFLECHYNWELVIWCSSLSLFLLRFVTLGSETSKKYSNTSILLTEQINLYLKMEKKPNKKEDLTLVNNVLKLATKLLKELDAPFRLYGLTMNPLLYNITQVVILSAVSGVISDLLGFNLKLWKIKS